One window from the genome of Choloepus didactylus isolate mChoDid1 chromosome 2, mChoDid1.pri, whole genome shotgun sequence encodes:
- the LOC119527120 gene encoding ADP/ATP translocase 3: protein MTEQAISFAKDFLAGGVAAAISKTAVAPIERVKLLLQVQHASKQIAADRQYKGIVDCIVRIPKEQGILSYWRGNLANVIRYFPTQALNFAFKDKYKQMFLGGVDKHTQFWRYFAGNLASGGAAGATSLCFVYPLDFARTRLAADVGKSGAEREFKGLGDCLVKITKSDGIRGLYQGFNVSVQGIIIYRAAYFGMYDTAKGMLPDPRNTHIVVSWMIAQTVTAVAGVVSYPFDTVRRRMMMQSGRKGADIMYSGTVDCWRKIFRDEGGKAFFKGAWSNVLRGMGGAFVLVLYDEFKKVI, encoded by the coding sequence ATGACGGAACAGGCCATTTCCTTCGCCAAGGACTTCCTGGCGGGCGGTGTCGCCGCCGCCATCTCCAAGACGGCCGTGGCGCCCATCGAGCGGGTCAAGCTGCTGCTGCAGGTACAACATGCCAGTAAACAGATCGCCGCTGACAGACAGTACAAAGGCATCGTGGACTGTATAGTCCGCATTCCCAAGGAGCAGGGCATTCTCTCCTACTGGAGGGGTAACTTGGCCAACGTCATCCGCTACTTCCCCACCCAAGCCCTCAACTTTGCCTTTAAGGATAAGTATAAGCAGATGTTTCTGGGCGGTGTAGACAAGCACACACAGTTCTGGAGGTATTTTGCTGGCAACCTGGCCTCCGGTGGGGCAGCTGGAGCCACATCTCTCTGCTTTGTCTACCCACTGGATTTTGCTAGAACCCGTTTGGCAGCTGATGTTGGGAAATCTGGTGcagaaagagaattcaaaggCTTGGGAGACTGTCTGGTGAAAATCACAAAGTCTGATGGCATACGGGGCCTGTACCAGGGCTTCAATGTTTCTGTGCAAGGCATCATCATCTACAGGGCAGCCTATTTTGGCATGTATGATACGGCCAAAGGTATGCTCCCCGACCCCAGGAACACACACATCGTGGTGAGCTGGATGATCGCTCAGACTGTGACAGCTGTGGCTGGTGTGGTCTCCTACCCCTTTGACACTGTGAGGCGGCGGATGATGATGCAGTCTGGGCGCAAAGGAGCTGACATCATGTATAGTGGGACTGTCGATTGCTGGAGGAAGATTTTCAGAGATGAAGGTGGCAAAGCTTTCTTCAAGGGTGCATGGTCCAATGTTCTCAGAGGCATGGGTGGAGCCTTTGTGCTGGTCCTATACGACGAATTCAAGAAAGTCATCTAA